The following coding sequences lie in one Paraburkholderia largidicola genomic window:
- a CDS encoding ABC transporter ATP-binding protein codes for MTSATHIATPILEASALTKRFGGERQMFARTPTVHAVNEVSFAVQTGETFAIVGESGCGKSTLGRLLLRLIDATQGHVLYQGEDITHWQGAKLRRLRREMQIIFQDPFASLNPGMTVGQIIAEPVAFHGLARNASERRDRVAQLLTKVGLQPAYAERYPHEFSGGQRQRIGIARALAGEPKLIVGDEPVSALDVSVQAQVINLLESLKAELGLTLVMVAHDLAVIRHMSDRVAVMYLGEIVELAQVDELFDAPLHPYTQALLRAIPASSPHERRTKPALQGDLPSPTAPPPGCRFHTRCPHAKPRCSQERPIAETLPGGRQVACHFWRDVQNAGGGAPLAASVSTKLNERLAIYREKQAALTANP; via the coding sequence ATGACGAGCGCGACGCATATCGCGACACCCATCCTCGAAGCGAGCGCGCTGACCAAACGCTTCGGCGGCGAGCGCCAGATGTTCGCGCGCACGCCGACTGTGCACGCCGTCAATGAAGTGTCGTTCGCCGTGCAGACGGGCGAGACGTTTGCGATCGTCGGCGAATCGGGCTGCGGCAAGTCGACGCTCGGCCGTCTGCTGCTGCGCCTGATCGACGCGACGCAAGGTCACGTGCTGTATCAGGGCGAAGACATCACGCACTGGCAGGGCGCAAAGCTGCGCCGCTTGCGCCGCGAGATGCAGATCATTTTTCAGGACCCGTTCGCGTCGCTGAACCCCGGCATGACCGTCGGGCAGATCATCGCCGAGCCGGTGGCGTTTCATGGGCTCGCGCGCAATGCGTCGGAGCGCCGCGATCGGGTGGCGCAACTGCTGACCAAAGTCGGTCTGCAGCCCGCGTATGCGGAGCGCTATCCGCATGAGTTTTCGGGCGGGCAGCGGCAACGTATCGGCATTGCGCGGGCGCTGGCGGGTGAGCCGAAATTGATCGTCGGCGACGAGCCGGTGTCGGCGCTCGATGTGTCCGTGCAGGCGCAGGTCATCAATCTGCTCGAATCGCTGAAAGCGGAACTCGGTCTCACGCTCGTGATGGTCGCGCACGATCTCGCCGTGATCCGCCATATGAGCGACCGCGTCGCGGTGATGTATCTCGGCGAAATCGTCGAACTGGCACAGGTCGACGAACTGTTCGACGCGCCGCTCCACCCCTACACGCAGGCGCTGTTGCGCGCGATTCCCGCCAGCAGTCCGCACGAGCGGCGCACGAAGCCCGCCTTGCAAGGCGATCTGCCGAGCCCGACCGCGCCGCCGCCGGGCTGCCGTTTTCATACGCGCTGTCCGCACGCGAAGCCGCGCTGCTCGCAGGAGCGTCCGATCGCCGAAACACTGCCGGGCGGACGACAAGTTGCCTGTCATTTCTGGCGCGACGTGCAGAACGCGGGCGGCGGCGCGCCGCTCGCCGCGAGCGTCAGCACGAAGCTGAACGAGCGCCTCGCGATCTACCGCGAGAAGCAGGCGGCACTGACGGCGAACCCATAG
- a CDS encoding ABC transporter ATP-binding protein codes for MTGAERRPVLDVRGFSLKFSNAPDVPNVVDNVSFPVHAGETLCMVGESGCGKSVTSLALMGLLASPPARRVGGTAHFEGVDLFELSERELADIRGNRMSMIFQEPMTSLNPAYTIGEQIGESIRRHRGVSRAEAREEALKMLRLVHIPAPETRLDAFPHQLSGGMRQRVMIAMALANSPRLLIADEPTTALDVTIQAQVLSLVRTLQKETGTAMLLITHDLGVVAEVADHVAVMYAGRIVEYGTVADLFDDPQHPYTIGLMGAIPSVGKREGSLATIRGSVPSPEQMPRGCRFAPRCPFAEQRCIEAAPPDRTLSGEHRVACWLAPVEQLVKPVQQKELT; via the coding sequence ATGACCGGTGCTGAACGCCGGCCGGTTCTCGATGTACGCGGCTTCTCGTTGAAGTTTTCGAACGCGCCCGATGTGCCGAATGTCGTCGACAACGTCTCGTTCCCGGTTCATGCGGGCGAGACGCTGTGCATGGTCGGCGAGTCGGGTTGCGGCAAGAGCGTCACGTCGCTGGCGCTGATGGGGCTGCTCGCGAGTCCGCCCGCGCGGCGCGTCGGCGGCACTGCGCATTTCGAGGGCGTGGATCTGTTCGAGTTGTCCGAGCGCGAACTGGCCGACATTCGCGGCAACCGGATGTCGATGATCTTCCAGGAGCCGATGACCTCGCTCAATCCCGCCTACACGATCGGCGAGCAGATTGGCGAGAGCATCCGGCGGCATCGCGGCGTCAGTCGCGCAGAGGCCCGCGAAGAAGCGCTGAAGATGCTGCGCCTCGTCCATATTCCCGCACCTGAAACCCGGCTCGACGCGTTCCCGCATCAACTGTCGGGCGGCATGCGCCAGCGCGTGATGATCGCCATGGCGCTCGCCAACAGCCCGCGTCTGCTGATCGCCGACGAACCGACCACCGCGCTCGACGTGACCATCCAGGCGCAGGTGCTGTCACTCGTGCGCACGCTGCAGAAAGAAACGGGCACGGCGATGCTGCTGATCACGCACGACCTCGGCGTGGTCGCTGAAGTCGCGGATCACGTCGCGGTGATGTACGCGGGCAGGATCGTCGAATACGGCACGGTCGCCGATCTGTTCGACGATCCGCAGCATCCGTACACGATCGGTTTGATGGGCGCGATTCCGTCAGTCGGCAAGCGCGAAGGCTCGCTCGCGACCATTCGCGGCTCGGTGCCGTCGCCCGAACAGATGCCGCGCGGCTGCCGCTTCGCGCCGCGCTGTCCGTTCGCGGAGCAGCGCTGCATCGAAGCCGCGCCGCCCGATAGAACGCTCTCGGGCGAGCATCGCGTCGCATGCTGGCTCGCGCCTGTCGAGCAGCTCGTCAAGCCTGTGCAGCAGAAGGAACTGACATGA
- a CDS encoding LysR substrate-binding domain-containing protein, with product MPTLRMLKTFKAVARTGSFSAAADKVALTQAAVSLQMRGLEEALGRQLFDRRGRQITLTQHGQSIWPKVEQILDLLAELEGKPTDAMEGPVTIGAVVSVIGALSLAVARLKAAHPRLDVRLLSARSDELANMVEVGEVDVAAVVARADETLPDTLKWTTLYTEPMMLIVSRDVADNDPQRILRSHGFLRFDRRVRTGQVVEQALEKAGLMVNEYLELNSIETIVALVREKVGVAVLPLLIRGNWLNDPLLRVIPIASPPTLRTVGMVQRASDDRKALMREIVDTLQAMPRERT from the coding sequence ATGCCGACGCTTCGCATGTTGAAGACTTTCAAGGCCGTTGCCCGCACCGGTTCGTTCTCGGCCGCCGCCGATAAGGTCGCGCTGACGCAAGCCGCCGTCAGCCTGCAGATGCGCGGACTCGAAGAGGCGTTGGGGCGGCAGCTGTTCGATCGCAGAGGCAGACAAATTACGTTGACGCAGCACGGCCAGTCGATCTGGCCAAAAGTCGAGCAGATTCTCGATCTGCTTGCAGAACTGGAAGGGAAGCCGACGGATGCGATGGAAGGGCCTGTCACCATCGGCGCGGTGGTGTCGGTGATCGGGGCGCTGTCGCTGGCGGTGGCGCGACTAAAGGCTGCTCATCCCCGGCTCGACGTGCGCCTGCTCTCGGCACGCTCCGACGAACTGGCGAACATGGTGGAAGTCGGCGAAGTCGACGTTGCCGCCGTGGTCGCGCGTGCCGACGAAACACTGCCCGACACGCTGAAATGGACCACGCTCTACACCGAACCGATGATGCTGATCGTGAGCCGCGACGTCGCCGACAATGACCCGCAGCGCATCTTGCGCAGCCACGGCTTTCTGCGTTTCGACCGGCGCGTGCGCACCGGCCAGGTGGTCGAGCAGGCGCTGGAGAAAGCGGGCCTGATGGTCAACGAGTATCTCGAACTCAATTCGATCGAAACGATCGTCGCGCTGGTGCGCGAGAAGGTCGGCGTCGCGGTGCTGCCGCTGCTGATACGCGGCAACTGGCTGAACGACCCGCTGTTGCGCGTGATCCCCATTGCCAGCCCGCCGACGCTGCGCACGGTCGGCATGGTGCAGCGCGCGTCGGACGACCGCAAGGCGCTGATGCGCGAGATCGTCGATACGCTGCAAGCGATGCCGCGCGAAAGAACGTGA
- a CDS encoding diguanylate cyclase domain-containing protein, with the protein MLEHIPGDWAHTFTRRPKVLIADDQPTNVRALHALFKDDCDVFMATSGAQTLELCSKVMPDLILLDVVMDGMDGHEVCRRLKADPLTHTIPIIFVTAQTDEADEEYGLSLGAVDFITKPVKPAIVRARVRAHLSLKMQGDVLRSIALVDGLTGVGNRRKFEEDFDASWRHCLRESAPLSLVMVDVDYFKRYNDRYGHQAGDRCLQTVAKRLTETLRRPYDTVGRYGGEEFACLLPNTPLEAAARLAMRMEEGVRALKLEHLDSGCAETVTISAGVATLIPTDDAQPAELIDAADRQLYEAKHAGRGRVASPMRMMEG; encoded by the coding sequence ATGCTAGAACACATCCCCGGAGACTGGGCTCACACCTTCACGCGGCGTCCGAAAGTGCTCATTGCTGACGATCAGCCCACGAACGTCCGCGCGCTGCATGCGCTCTTCAAGGACGACTGCGACGTGTTCATGGCGACCAGCGGCGCGCAGACCCTCGAGCTATGCAGCAAGGTGATGCCCGACCTGATCCTGCTCGACGTCGTGATGGACGGCATGGACGGCCACGAAGTATGCCGCCGCCTGAAGGCCGATCCGCTGACGCACACGATTCCCATCATCTTCGTCACCGCGCAGACCGACGAGGCCGACGAAGAGTACGGCCTGTCGCTCGGTGCCGTCGACTTCATCACGAAACCCGTCAAGCCGGCCATCGTGCGTGCGCGGGTGCGCGCGCATCTGTCGCTGAAGATGCAGGGCGACGTGCTGCGCTCGATCGCGCTCGTCGACGGGCTGACGGGCGTCGGCAACCGGCGCAAGTTCGAAGAGGATTTCGACGCGAGCTGGCGGCACTGCCTGCGCGAATCGGCGCCGCTGTCGCTGGTGATGGTCGATGTCGATTACTTCAAGCGCTACAACGACCGTTACGGGCATCAGGCGGGCGACCGCTGTCTGCAAACCGTCGCAAAACGGCTGACGGAAACGCTGCGCCGCCCTTACGACACGGTCGGCCGCTATGGCGGCGAGGAGTTCGCCTGCCTGCTGCCGAACACGCCGCTCGAAGCGGCGGCGCGTCTTGCTATGCGCATGGAAGAGGGCGTGCGCGCGCTCAAGCTCGAACATCTCGATTCGGGGTGCGCGGAGACGGTGACGATCTCGGCGGGCGTCGCGACGCTGATCCCGACTGACGACGCGCAGCCCGCCGAACTCATCGATGCCGCCGACCGCCAGCTCTATGAAGCGAAGCACGCCGGACGCGGCCGTGTCGCTTCGCCGATGCGGATGATGGAAGGTTAG